A single genomic interval of Eleutherodactylus coqui strain aEleCoq1 chromosome 3, aEleCoq1.hap1, whole genome shotgun sequence harbors:
- the NFKBIE gene encoding NF-kappa-B inhibitor epsilon: MSDEWGSKKLGLHPEDSRYDSGLAESVQSLQEEVLTLHSATAAGTSDSASRPLHGDAADKASEVQDSERVDSTYGSVSLTESLTQTCLPPSGAPETDSEQLDSLAYLSEEGDTLLHLSIIHAIPTLSLYFIDLAPKDVLDIQNDLYQSALHLAVYLEQVEVVEALVEKDVNLELQDRKGDTALHLACEKEHLECAKILLRGPRGPQNMQLQNWKGLSCLHIATLKRNQALISLLMESGADINSQEGTSGKTPLHLAVEMLDRSLLLNLLQHRPKVDAFMYNGCTPLHLAVGRKDAGLARLLCQAGADILQRNREGDTPQDLAEGNNQLLAFLPFDDLKISGKPVVTSA; the protein is encoded by the exons ATGTCGGATGAATGGGGCTCCAAGAAGTTGGGCCTCCACCCGGAAGACAGTCGCTATGACTCGGGGCTGGCGGAATCGGTGCAGTCGCTGCAGGAGGAGGTGCTGACGCTTCACTCCGCTACCGCTGCGGGAACATCTGATTCTGCCTCTCGGCCGCTGCACGGTGATGCTGCAGACAAAGCGTCTGAGGTCCAGGACTCTGAGCGGGTAGACTCCACCTACGGCTCTGTCTCTTTAACGGAGTCCTTGACGCAGACATGTCTGCCCCCTAGTGGAGCCCCAGAGACTGACAGCGAGCAGCTAGACAGCCTGGCGTACCTGTCCGAAGAAGGCGACAC CCTCCTGCACCTCTCCATCATCCACGCCATCCCAACGCTGTCTCTCTACTTCATCGATTTGGCTCCCAAAGACGTGCTGGACATCCAGAACGACCTGTACCAG TCGGCCCTGCATCTTGCAGTCTACTTGGAACAGGTGGAGGTTGTAGAGGCTTTGGTGGAAAAAGACGTCAACCTGGAGTTACAAGACAGAAAGGGAGACACGGCGCTCCACCTCGCTTGTGAGAAAGAGCACCTAGAGTGTGCCAAGATCTTGCTGCGGGGCCCTCGGGGACCACAGAACATGCAGCTTCAGAACTGGAAAG GTCTCTCTTGTCTGCACATTGCCACGCTGAAGAGGAACCAAGCGCTTATCTCCCTTCTGATGGAAAGCGGAGCGGATATCAACAGTCAG GAGGGCACCAGTGGTAAGACCCCCCTGCATTTGGCTGTGGAGATGCTGGACCGCTCACTGCTGTTAAATCTGCTACAACATCGGCCCAAGGTGGATGCCTTCATGTATAACGGTTGTACCCCTCTGCACCTGGCGGTGGGCAGGAAGGACGCTGGATTGGCCAGGTTATTGTGTCAGGCAGGGGCGGACATCTTGCAACGCAATCGAGAAGGAGACACCCCACAAGACTTGGCAGAAGGAAACAACCAG cttcttgCTTTTCTCCCCTTTGATGATTTGAAGATCTCAGGAAAGCCAGTGGTGACGTCAGCTTAA